Proteins encoded in a region of the Bacteroidota bacterium genome:
- a CDS encoding 2,3,4,5-tetrahydropyridine-2,6-dicarboxylate N-succinyltransferase, with product MSLQERVETFAATPITAENRAAVQEAFEAVRDGLNNGSIRSASRSADGTWTAHTWVKQGILLGFKLGALVEITDAGLPFYDKDTYPVKPLKLTDKVRVVPGGSAIRTGTYVAPGVVCMPPMYINVGAYVDEGTMVDSHALVGSCAQIGKRVHLSAAVQIGGVIEPIGALPVIVEDDVFIGGGCGVYEGCIVRERAVLAPGVILTGSTRIYDIAQERIIERTGEAPLEVPKGAVVVPGTRKASSAFGEAHGLSLYAPVIVKYRDEKTDAATTLESALR from the coding sequence ATGTCCCTCCAGGAACGCGTTGAAACGTTTGCCGCAACACCCATCACCGCTGAAAATCGCGCTGCGGTACAGGAAGCCTTTGAAGCCGTTCGCGATGGCCTGAACAATGGGAGTATTCGTTCTGCATCGCGTAGCGCAGATGGGACATGGACGGCCCATACCTGGGTAAAGCAGGGCATCCTGCTAGGCTTCAAGCTCGGTGCGCTCGTGGAAATCACAGACGCTGGCCTGCCGTTTTACGACAAAGACACCTACCCAGTAAAACCCCTCAAGCTGACAGACAAAGTGCGCGTTGTGCCGGGTGGTTCAGCCATACGGACAGGCACCTATGTTGCGCCCGGCGTTGTATGCATGCCGCCCATGTACATCAACGTTGGCGCCTATGTTGACGAAGGCACGATGGTCGATTCACATGCACTGGTAGGCAGTTGCGCGCAGATTGGCAAACGTGTACATCTTTCAGCAGCGGTGCAGATTGGCGGTGTGATCGAGCCTATTGGTGCGTTGCCTGTGATTGTTGAAGATGATGTATTTATCGGAGGCGGTTGTGGTGTGTACGAAGGCTGTATTGTGCGGGAGCGGGCAGTGCTGGCACCTGGGGTAATCTTGACGGGCTCAACGCGAATTTATGACATCGCCCAGGAGCGCATCATTGAACGAACCGGAGAGGCACCACTTGAAGTGCCTAAAGGAGCTGTTGTTGTACCCGGGACGCGCAAAGCGTCCAGCGCTTTTGGAGAAGCACACGGTCTCTCCCTTTACGCACCCGTAATTGTTAAATACCGGGATGAGAAAACCGATGCAGCAACCACGCTGGAATCTGCCCTCAGGTAA
- a CDS encoding SPOR domain-containing protein has protein sequence MKLSHYLSFLVFALVLSACSGAGGTVVEEPGNRAPTFEDVLRELPASETFDEASYPTEAPIVDVEVVHDVPEALLTGSVGQNLSGSQQGWRIQVVFAREKAVADQAVDNVHGWLSRMRGVYPDTTVFQQPLPVYNVYVQPYFRVRVGDFTSREYAEELLAKMIADYPKAFVVVDRINVRR, from the coding sequence ATGAAATTATCTCACTACCTATCTTTCTTAGTATTTGCCCTCGTTTTGTCAGCATGCTCTGGCGCTGGTGGAACGGTGGTTGAAGAGCCGGGCAATCGTGCACCTACGTTTGAAGATGTTTTGCGGGAGTTGCCTGCCAGCGAAACGTTTGATGAAGCTTCGTATCCAACCGAAGCGCCAATAGTTGATGTTGAAGTTGTGCACGACGTGCCTGAAGCGTTGTTGACCGGCAGTGTTGGACAGAACCTCTCTGGTTCGCAGCAGGGATGGCGCATTCAGGTTGTGTTTGCCCGTGAAAAAGCCGTAGCAGACCAGGCAGTGGACAATGTACACGGCTGGCTCTCAAGGATGCGCGGCGTTTACCCCGATACCACCGTTTTTCAGCAGCCGCTGCCTGTTTACAACGTTTACGTCCAGCCTTACTTCAGAGTGCGTGTGGGGGACTTTACCTCACGTGAATATGCAGAAGAACTACTGGCTAAGATGATTGCTGATTACCCCAAGGCATTTGTCGTTGTAGACCGCATCAACGTGCGTCGATAA